Proteins found in one Neofelis nebulosa isolate mNeoNeb1 chromosome 3, mNeoNeb1.pri, whole genome shotgun sequence genomic segment:
- the HOPX gene encoding homeodomain-only protein isoform X2, with the protein MSAETASGPTEDQVEILEYNFSKVNKHPDPTTLCLIAAEAGLSEEETQKWFKQRLAQWRRSEGLPSECRSVTD; encoded by the exons ATGTCGGCGGAGACCGCGAGCGGCCCCACCGAGGACCAGGTGGAAATCCTGGAATACAACTTCAGCAAGGTCAACAAGCACCCGGACCCAACCACGCTGTGCCTCATCGCGGCCGAGGCCGGCCTTTCCGAGGAGGAGACCCAG AAATGGTTTAAGCAGCGCCTGGCTCAGTGGCGGCGGTCGGAAGGCCTACCCTCAGAGTGCAGATCCGTGACAGACTAA